The following are from one region of the Cinclus cinclus chromosome 7, bCinCin1.1, whole genome shotgun sequence genome:
- the CHST3 gene encoding LOW QUALITY PROTEIN: carbohydrate sulfotransferase 3 (The sequence of the model RefSeq protein was modified relative to this genomic sequence to represent the inferred CDS: deleted 1 base in 1 codon) → MPGEGGNCSAPHWGPTAELPTLPFPEVGSHKVPKIQMIQRLPRWQQQAGGEALAQDTFLASRRGLAMFPMEIRRALPQDIRELLHCLKMRSKYAVLLVFVISLVIIEKENNFISRVSDKLKQSPQALAEANSTEISPAAAKNGSLASLQELDAAFSQLRSHLYNITLQLAGDGDPGPRRHVLLMATTRTGSSFVGEFFNQQGSIFYLFEPLWHVEKTVTFLPGGASAVGSALVYRDVLKQLLLCDLYILENFISPVPEGHLTPFLFRRGSSHSLCEEPVCTPSTKKVFEKYYCKNRRCGPLNITLAAEACRRKQHVALKTVRIRQLEFLQPLVEDPRLDLRIIQLVRDPRAVLASRMVAFSGKYETWKKWASEGEAPLREEEVQRLRGNCESIRTSAELGLRRPGWLRGRYMLVRYEDVARAPLQKAREMFRFAGLPLTPQVEEWIGKNTQAPHDGNGVYSTCKNSSEQFDKWRFSMPFKLAQVVQDACAPAMQLFGYKLASSPAALANRSFSLLEEAQPAWVT, encoded by the exons aTGCCAGGGGAAGGCGGAAACTGCTCAGCCCCACACTGGGGCCCTACAGCAGAGCTTCCAACCCTC CCTTTTCCAGAGGTTGGGAGCCACAAAGTGCCAAAGATCCAGATGATCCAGAGGCTCCCTcgctggcagcagcag GCAGGGGGAGAGGCCCTAGCCCAAGACACCTTCCTGGCGAGCAGGAGGGGCCTGGCTATGTTCCCCATGGAGATCCGACGTGCTTTACCTCAGGATATACgggagctgctgcactgcttGAAGATGAGGAGCAAGTACGCCGTCCTGCTGGTCTTTGTCATCAGCCTCGTTATCATCGAGAAGGAGAACAACTTCATCTCCAG GGTGTCGGACAAGCTGAAGCAGTCCCCGCAGGCACTGGCAGAGGCCAACAGCACAGAGATCAGCCCGGCAGCGGCCAAGAACGGCTCGCTGGCCTCgctgcaggagctggatgcTGCCTTCTCCCAACTGAGGTCCCACCTGTACAACAtcaccctgcagctggcaggtgACGGGGACCCCGGGCCGCGGCGGCACGTCCTGCTGATGGCCACCACCCGCACTGGCTCCTCCTTCGTTGGGGAGTTCTTCAACCAGCAGGGCAGCATCTTCTACCTCTTTGAGCCCCTCTGGCACGTCGAGAAGACAGTGACCTTCCTGCCAGGGGGAGCCAGTGCAGTGGGCTCAGCCTTGGTTTACCGAGACGTCCTCAAGCAGCTCCTCCTCTGCGACCTCTACATCTTGGAGAACTTCATCTCACCGGTGCCCGAGGGCCACCTGACGCCCTTCTTGTTTCGGCGGGGCTCCAGCCACTCGCTGTGCGAGGAGCCCGTCTGCACACCCAGCACCAAGAAGGTCTTCGAGAAGTACTACTGCAAGAACCGCCGCTGCGGCCCCCTCAACATCACGCTGGCGGCCGAGGCGTGCCGGCGCAAGCAGCACGTGGCCCTGAAGACCGTGCGCATCCGGCAGCTGGAGTTCCTGCAGCCTCTGGTGGAGGACCCTCGGCTGGACCTGCGCATCATCCAGCTGGTGCGGGACCCCCGCGCCGTGCTGGCCTCGCGCATGGTGGCCTTCTCCGGCAAGTACGAGACCTGGAAGAAGTGGGCGTCCGAAGGGGAGGCACCCCTGCGCGAGGAGGAGGTCCAGCGGCTACGAGGCAACTGCGAGAGCATCCGCACGTCGGCGGAGCTGGGGCTGCGGCGGCCGGGCTGGCTGCGGGGCCGCTACATGCTGGTGCGCTACGAGGACGTGGCGCGGGCGCCGCTGCAGAAGGCGCGGGAGATGTTCCGCTTCGCCGGGCTGCCCCTCACCCCACAGGTGGAGGAGTGGATCGGCAAAAACACACAGGCTCCCCACGACGGCAACGGCGTCTACTCCACGTGCAAAAACTCCTCTGAGCAGTTCGACAAGTGGCGGTTCAGCATGCCCTTCAAGCTGGCGCAGGTGGTGCAGGATGCCTGCGCCCCAGCCATGCAGCTCTTCGGCTACAAGCTGGCCAGCAGCCCCGCGGCGCTGGCTAATCGCTCCTTCAGCCTGCTGGAGGAGGCGCAGCCCGCCTGGGTCACGTAA